One window of the Lactobacillus sp. PV034 genome contains the following:
- a CDS encoding hydroxymethylglutaryl-CoA reductase, degradative, translated as MKFYKLSPEKRRALLKQQGIDLSPISPAQLTAMDNLSENVVGSICLPLGIVEKLLVNGKEYMVPMATEEPSVIAAANHGSKIFARHGGVKVKNQRKGIYGQIVLQVNKTFKLKSIKDKIPNLIDVANHQFTSLINHGGGVKKITIRQEKQLVYLKVLVDPAQAMGANKTNAILEFLANLLVDFDGVEEKLFAILSNYPSQLATGRVSLPVNSLGGKEVAAKIALLSQIGIEDPYRGATNNKGIMNGVDAVLIATGNDFRAVEAAAAVLAGENGYHSLSSWKLEEDSLVGQLTLPMPIGVVGGSISARSDIQDAYQILGDVDSETLASIIVGIGLANNLAALLAISTAGIQAGHMRLQARNMVATLETTAENKELILKQMRKDKKYTLEYAKELLKKLQEKK; from the coding sequence ATGAAATTCTATAAATTATCACCAGAGAAGCGACGAGCTTTATTAAAGCAGCAAGGGATAGACTTAAGCCCTATTAGTCCTGCACAATTAACTGCAATGGATAATCTTAGTGAAAATGTTGTTGGAAGCATATGTTTACCACTGGGAATTGTGGAAAAGTTGTTAGTTAATGGAAAAGAATATATGGTTCCGATGGCTACTGAGGAACCATCAGTAATTGCTGCGGCAAATCATGGTAGTAAAATTTTTGCTAGACATGGTGGAGTAAAAGTTAAAAATCAGCGTAAAGGAATTTATGGTCAAATTGTTTTACAAGTAAATAAGACTTTTAAACTAAAAAGCATAAAAGATAAAATCCCTAACTTAATTGACGTAGCTAATCATCAATTTACTAGCTTAATTAATCATGGTGGTGGAGTAAAAAAAATTACGATCCGCCAAGAAAAGCAATTAGTTTATTTAAAAGTACTAGTAGATCCAGCACAAGCCATGGGGGCAAATAAGACGAATGCTATCTTAGAATTCTTAGCTAATCTTTTAGTAGATTTTGATGGTGTTGAGGAAAAGCTTTTTGCTATTTTGTCAAATTATCCTAGCCAACTAGCTACAGGTAGAGTTTCTTTACCAGTAAATAGTTTAGGAGGGAAAGAAGTTGCAGCAAAAATTGCATTATTGAGCCAAATTGGAATAGAAGACCCCTATCGTGGTGCGACTAATAATAAGGGCATTATGAATGGGGTAGATGCAGTTTTGATTGCAACGGGTAATGATTTTCGTGCTGTTGAAGCTGCCGCAGCAGTATTAGCAGGAGAAAATGGTTACCATAGCTTAAGTAGTTGGAAGTTAGAAGAAGATAGCTTGGTGGGGCAACTTACTCTGCCGATGCCGATTGGCGTTGTGGGAGGCTCTATTTCAGCTCGCTCAGATATTCAAGATGCCTATCAAATTTTAGGTGATGTTGATAGTGAAACTTTAGCATCAATTATTGTTGGGATTGGTTTAGCGAATAATTTAGCGGCCCTATTAGCAATTTCTACTGCAGGTATTCAAGCAGGTCATATGCGACTTCAAGCAAGAAATATGGTTGCTACATTAGAAACGACTGCTGAAAATAAAGAACTTATTTTAAAGCAAATGCGTAAAGATAAAAAGTATACTTTAGAGTATGCAAAAGAATTGTTGAAAAAATTACAGGAGAAAAAATAA
- a CDS encoding alpha/beta hydrolase yields MFKQHKKLWIWIASVLGVLVIAFAGAGYYFYNVAIVPGQKSFLSKKHALKKSDPLYKQTKWYNDSKKERWYLTSTDDNLKLDANYIPAAHKTNKTVIILHGYMNNKDTMGPYAAMFHELGYNTLLPDARGHGQSQGNYVGYGWREKGDVRKWAKKVIAHNGKNSQIAIFGVSMGGATTMMTSGQKMPSQVKAYIEDCGYTNAKTEIEHEAQTIYHMPGFPRFPLVEILSGYTKLNAGYFLNDADSLKQLKQNHSPMFFIHGSKDNFVPTKMVYANYHASRGPKELWLVPGASHAKSFATHPREYEQKVRQFLDKYMA; encoded by the coding sequence ATGTTCAAACAACATAAAAAATTATGGATTTGGATTGCTTCAGTGTTAGGAGTATTAGTAATTGCCTTTGCTGGAGCAGGATATTATTTTTATAATGTAGCTATTGTTCCAGGACAGAAAAGTTTTCTAAGTAAGAAGCATGCCTTAAAGAAGAGTGATCCTCTTTACAAACAAACCAAATGGTATAACGATAGTAAAAAAGAGCGCTGGTATTTAACTTCTACTGATGATAATTTAAAATTAGATGCTAATTATATTCCTGCAGCGCATAAAACAAATAAAACCGTCATAATCTTGCATGGATATATGAATAATAAAGACACTATGGGACCTTATGCTGCTATGTTTCATGAGCTTGGCTACAACACTTTATTACCGGATGCACGTGGGCATGGTCAGAGTCAGGGAAATTATGTTGGTTATGGTTGGCGTGAAAAAGGCGATGTGAGGAAATGGGCCAAGAAAGTTATTGCACATAACGGGAAGAATAGCCAAATTGCCATTTTTGGAGTAAGTATGGGTGGAGCCACGACGATGATGACAAGTGGACAAAAAATGCCCTCACAAGTAAAAGCATATATTGAAGATTGTGGTTATACTAATGCTAAAACTGAGATTGAACATGAAGCTCAAACTATCTATCATATGCCAGGGTTTCCACGTTTTCCTTTGGTTGAAATTTTAAGTGGTTATACAAAGTTAAACGCTGGATATTTTTTAAATGATGCTGATAGCTTGAAGCAACTCAAGCAAAATCATTCACCGATGTTCTTCATTCATGGTAGCAAAGATAATTTTGTTCCAACTAAAATGGTGTATGCCAATTATCATGCTAGTCGAGGACCAAAAGAATTATGGCTTGTACCTGGGGCCAGTCATGCGAAATCATTTGCAACTCATCCACGTGAGTATGAACAAAAAGTAAGGCAATTTTTAGATAAATATATGGCATAA
- the recX gene encoding recombination regulator RecX, whose protein sequence is MTIITKVTSQKRKGRYNIFIDNEYAFSVSEKILTQFRLLKGTELTSEKIAQIKEAEADSKATELALNYLSYQPRTIAEVKQYLKDKEISEETSESAIADLEDLGYLDDSAFAKLFIKNNLRIGKDGQNSIRNKLLRKGVDENIIEDSLFEINDEDWIKSGLRLIHSLIHQQGKLASKEIERKAKNKLLSHGFSNELIANIISELDLQNDAEEQIEALKKQGAKVYRRYRNEDSFTRQQKVKRYLYQHGFSSSEIDSFLKGELVDLSEIDEA, encoded by the coding sequence ATGACAATTATTACCAAAGTAACGTCTCAAAAACGTAAGGGGCGCTATAATATTTTTATTGATAATGAATATGCATTTAGCGTCAGTGAAAAAATTCTTACACAATTTAGATTATTAAAAGGAACAGAGTTAACTTCAGAAAAAATTGCTCAAATAAAAGAAGCCGAGGCTGATAGTAAGGCGACTGAATTGGCCCTGAATTATTTAAGTTATCAGCCGCGCACGATTGCGGAAGTAAAGCAATATCTAAAAGACAAAGAAATAAGTGAGGAAACTAGTGAAAGCGCAATTGCTGATTTAGAGGACTTAGGTTATTTAGATGATAGCGCCTTTGCTAAACTCTTTATAAAAAATAATCTTAGAATAGGAAAAGATGGACAGAATTCAATTAGAAATAAATTGCTACGTAAGGGTGTGGATGAAAATATAATTGAAGATAGTCTATTTGAGATAAATGATGAAGATTGGATTAAATCTGGACTGAGACTAATTCACTCCCTAATTCATCAGCAAGGTAAGCTTGCTAGCAAAGAAATAGAGCGTAAGGCTAAAAATAAGCTTTTAAGTCATGGCTTTTCAAATGAGTTAATTGCCAATATTATCAGTGAACTTGACTTGCAAAATGACGCAGAAGAACAAATAGAGGCCTTAAAAAAGCAGGGGGCAAAAGTCTATCGTCGTTATCGAAATGAGGATTCTTTTACGCGCCAGCAAAAGGTGAAAAGATACCTATATCAGCACGGCTTTTCAAGTAGTGAAATAGATTCATTTTTAAAAGGCGAGTTAGTAGACCTTTCAGAAATAGATGAGGCTTGA
- the map gene encoding type I methionyl aminopeptidase — MITIKSKRELQGMQRSGRLLASMFEGLRDVIKPGISTWEIEEFAQDFMKKHGGRLSEQGFEGYKYGTCVSVNDEIAHAIPRKDKILKEGDLVKVDVTCNLDGYETDSCTTYAVGKISEEDQKLMDVTKKAMYMGIDQAVVGNRIGDIGSVIQKYVEDDNGFGDVRELVGHGIQPTIHEDPEVPHFGKAGHGLRLREGMTITVEPMVEAGGDWRIKQTTVSDPNDDWVYYATPDGSKSAQFEHTFAITKDGPKILTLQKPYDGYEKYLPHFDEDED; from the coding sequence TTGATTACTATAAAATCTAAACGTGAACTTCAAGGTATGCAAAGATCTGGTCGCCTTTTAGCATCAATGTTTGAAGGCTTGCGTGATGTAATTAAGCCAGGTATTTCAACTTGGGAAATTGAAGAATTTGCTCAAGACTTTATGAAAAAACATGGTGGTCGTTTATCTGAACAAGGCTTTGAAGGATATAAATATGGAACTTGTGTTAGTGTAAATGACGAAATTGCTCATGCTATTCCTCGTAAGGATAAAATCCTTAAAGAAGGGGACTTAGTTAAAGTTGATGTGACTTGCAATTTGGATGGTTATGAAACTGATTCATGTACTACTTATGCCGTAGGAAAAATTTCTGAAGAAGACCAAAAGTTAATGGATGTCACTAAAAAAGCAATGTATATGGGGATTGACCAAGCTGTGGTCGGTAACCGCATTGGTGACATTGGTAGTGTCATTCAAAAATACGTTGAAGATGATAATGGCTTTGGTGATGTTCGTGAGTTAGTCGGTCATGGCATTCAACCAACTATTCATGAAGATCCAGAAGTACCTCACTTTGGCAAGGCTGGTCATGGCTTACGTCTACGCGAAGGAATGACTATTACTGTTGAACCAATGGTTGAAGCTGGTGGTGATTGGAGAATTAAACAAACCACTGTTAGTGATCCTAATGATGATTGGGTTTACTATGCAACTCCTGATGGTTCAAAATCTGCTCAATTTGAACATACTTTTGCTATTACCAAAGATGGTCCTAAAATTTTAACTTTACAAAAGCCATATGATGGTTATGAAAAATATCTTCCTCATTTTGATGAAGATGAAGACTAA
- the galU gene encoding UTP--glucose-1-phosphate uridylyltransferase GalU translates to MKVRKAVIPAAGLGTRFLPATKAMPKEMLPIVDKPTIQFIVEEAKKSGIEDILIVTGKSKRAIEDHFDSNPELEADLEEKHKDKLLQLTQSITELGVNLYYTRQPHPAGLGDAIYRARSFVGDEPFVVMLGDDLMDDKKPLSQQLIERYNKTHASTIAVMKVPHEEVSKYGVIDPAGEIESGLYNVESFVEKPAVEDAPSDLAIIGRYLLTPEIFDILENQKPGRGGEIQLTDAIDTMNKTQRVFAHEFKGARHDVGNKEGYLETAIQYGLTHPETKDALREYIINLGAKLANEDKSSK, encoded by the coding sequence ATGAAAGTCAGAAAGGCAGTTATACCTGCAGCCGGATTGGGTACAAGATTTTTACCAGCAACTAAGGCAATGCCAAAAGAAATGTTGCCAATTGTAGATAAGCCTACTATTCAATTTATTGTTGAGGAAGCAAAAAAATCGGGTATTGAAGATATTTTAATTGTTACAGGTAAATCAAAACGTGCAATCGAAGACCATTTTGATTCTAATCCAGAACTAGAAGCTGACCTTGAAGAAAAACATAAAGATAAACTTCTTCAATTGACACAATCAATTACTGAATTGGGAGTTAACCTTTATTATACTCGTCAACCACATCCTGCTGGATTAGGTGATGCAATCTATCGGGCACGCAGTTTTGTTGGTGATGAGCCATTTGTTGTAATGCTTGGTGATGACCTAATGGATGACAAAAAACCATTAAGTCAACAATTAATTGAACGTTACAATAAAACACATGCTTCAACAATTGCCGTTATGAAAGTCCCTCATGAGGAAGTTTCAAAATATGGTGTTATTGATCCTGCAGGTGAAATTGAATCAGGATTATATAACGTTGAATCTTTTGTAGAAAAGCCAGCAGTTGAGGATGCTCCTAGTGATTTAGCTATTATTGGACGTTACTTATTAACACCAGAAATTTTTGATATTTTAGAAAATCAAAAGCCTGGTCGTGGTGGTGAAATTCAATTGACAGATGCGATTGATACCATGAATAAGACTCAGCGAGTATTCGCACATGAATTTAAAGGTGCAAGACATGATGTTGGTAATAAAGAAGGGTATTTAGAAACTGCCATCCAGTATGGTCTTACTCACCCAGAAACAAAAGATGCTTTAAGAGAATACATCATTAATTTAGGGGCAAAACTTGCTAATGAAGATAAGTCTTCAAAATAA
- a CDS encoding thiolase family protein yields MEEIYLIGAQRTPFGRYRGFFKDQSAIDLGKIALNGLIEKTGIAKDKIDSVLIGNVLSAGLGQNVARQIALGAGLPESVVATVVDDVCGSSLKALRFAQGQMALGDFGVAVVGGAESMTNAPLVLPKSEKKAENPNFKDTLQIDGIGDAYSQKPMGLTAENVADRYHVTRKEMDEFSLNSHQKAAKAIEDDWFKDEIIPVTINGKTLDHDESVRPETTMEALGGLKPVFKEDGRATAGNSSPLNDGASMLLVATKEKVEELNLKPIAVISNFAEIGCDPAYMGYAPYFAIEKLLDKTGTTVDDFDLFEINEAFAAQAVPVARDLKIPANKLNIAGGAISLGHPLGATGARLIGGIVNSLKQIDKRHGIVSLCIGGGQGIAYEIRRLD; encoded by the coding sequence ATGGAAGAAATATATCTTATTGGAGCACAGAGAACTCCATTTGGTCGTTATCGTGGATTTTTTAAGGATCAAAGCGCAATTGATTTAGGAAAAATCGCTTTAAATGGTTTGATCGAGAAAACTGGAATTGCTAAGGATAAGATTGATAGTGTCTTAATTGGAAATGTTTTAAGCGCTGGCTTAGGACAAAATGTTGCGCGTCAAATTGCTTTGGGCGCTGGCTTACCTGAATCAGTAGTTGCCACAGTAGTTGATGATGTTTGTGGCTCAAGTTTAAAAGCTTTGCGTTTTGCCCAAGGACAAATGGCTTTAGGAGATTTTGGAGTAGCCGTAGTCGGTGGAGCTGAAAGTATGACGAATGCTCCTTTAGTATTACCAAAGTCTGAAAAGAAGGCAGAAAATCCTAATTTTAAAGATACACTTCAAATTGATGGAATTGGGGATGCTTATTCACAAAAGCCAATGGGATTAACCGCAGAAAATGTTGCTGACCGTTATCATGTAACACGTAAAGAGATGGATGAATTTTCTTTAAATTCTCATCAAAAAGCTGCTAAAGCAATAGAAGATGATTGGTTTAAAGATGAAATTATTCCTGTCACTATTAATGGTAAAACCTTGGATCATGATGAATCAGTTAGACCAGAAACTACAATGGAAGCTTTAGGAGGCTTAAAGCCTGTTTTCAAAGAAGATGGACGTGCAACTGCAGGTAATTCATCTCCTCTTAATGATGGTGCAAGCATGTTGCTAGTGGCCACAAAAGAAAAGGTGGAAGAATTAAACTTAAAGCCAATTGCTGTAATTAGTAATTTTGCTGAAATTGGTTGTGATCCAGCATATATGGGATATGCGCCATATTTTGCTATTGAAAAGCTGTTAGACAAAACTGGTACGACTGTTGATGATTTTGATCTATTTGAAATTAATGAAGCATTTGCTGCCCAAGCTGTACCAGTAGCTAGAGATTTAAAGATCCCTGCAAATAAGTTAAATATTGCTGGTGGCGCAATTAGTTTGGGACATCCCTTAGGTGCAACTGGTGCTAGATTAATTGGTGGGATTGTAAATAGTCTTAAGCAAATTGATAAAAGACATGGAATTGTTTCCTTGTGTATTGGTGGTGGACAAGGAATAGCATATGAAATTAGGCGACTTGATTAA
- a CDS encoding hydroxymethylglutaryl-CoA synthase, whose protein sequence is MQVGIDKIGFYTPNKYVDMIDLANARNQDPNKFLIGIGQEKMTVADETQDAVSMGINATLDFVDEIDKDKVGLMIFGTESSVDQSKSASLFVKTALNLRPEVRTFEVKEACFGLTAALMMATDFVRLHPEQTAIVIGSDIARYGLNTGGEVTQGAGSISMLVKADPSILALNEGHSAYSDDINDFWRPNNSKTAMVDGKYSTQVYLDFFTKTFEDYKKQKNLKTEDFDALIYHLPFTKMGLKANRLAIADESEVVSEKLSKTFEASKKLSVNVGNVYTASLYLSLLSLLQNGELAPNDLIGLFSYGSGAMAEFFTGNVVEGFKQQLHPDKVQARLDARTKLTIPEYETIFTQSLADPVEGKELSSDEQAGVWYFAGVKNGVRLYKQK, encoded by the coding sequence ATGCAAGTTGGTATTGATAAAATTGGTTTTTATACCCCAAATAAGTATGTGGATATGATAGATTTAGCCAATGCCCGTAATCAAGATCCAAATAAATTTTTAATTGGAATTGGTCAAGAAAAGATGACAGTAGCTGATGAAACTCAGGATGCAGTTTCAATGGGAATTAATGCTACTTTAGATTTTGTAGATGAAATTGATAAAGATAAAGTAGGCTTAATGATTTTTGGAACTGAATCAAGTGTTGATCAATCAAAGTCAGCTTCATTGTTTGTTAAAACTGCGCTTAATTTACGTCCAGAAGTTAGAACTTTTGAAGTAAAAGAAGCATGTTTTGGTCTAACAGCTGCTTTAATGATGGCAACAGATTTTGTTAGATTACACCCTGAACAAACTGCCATTGTTATCGGAAGTGATATTGCACGTTATGGCTTAAATACTGGCGGAGAAGTTACACAAGGAGCAGGTAGTATTAGTATGCTAGTTAAAGCTGATCCAAGTATTCTCGCCTTAAATGAAGGTCACAGTGCATATAGTGACGATATTAATGATTTCTGGCGTCCAAATAATTCTAAAACTGCTATGGTTGATGGAAAGTACTCAACTCAAGTTTATTTAGATTTCTTTACCAAGACATTTGAAGACTATAAAAAACAGAAAAATCTTAAAACTGAAGATTTTGATGCTTTAATTTACCACTTGCCTTTTACAAAAATGGGACTTAAGGCTAATCGTTTAGCAATTGCGGATGAATCAGAAGTAGTGAGTGAAAAGTTGAGTAAGACTTTTGAAGCAAGTAAAAAATTGAGTGTTAATGTGGGAAACGTCTACACTGCATCACTTTATTTAAGTCTATTAAGTTTATTACAGAATGGAGAATTAGCTCCTAATGATTTAATTGGACTATTTTCATATGGTTCTGGTGCAATGGCTGAATTCTTTACTGGTAACGTAGTTGAAGGATTTAAGCAACAATTACATCCAGATAAGGTACAAGCTAGATTAGATGCTAGAACTAAGTTAACTATTCCAGAGTATGAGACTATTTTTACTCAATCTTTGGCAGATCCAGTAGAAGGTAAAGAGTTAAGTAGTGATGAACAAGCAGGAGTATGGTATTTTGCTGGTGTAAAGAATGGGGTTAGATTATATAAACAAAAATAA
- a CDS encoding DUF402 domain-containing protein, translated as MAMPNEGDYIAIESYKHNGKLHRKWRDTMVVKTEKNIIIGVNDKTLITESDGRRWVSREPAIVYFHKKFWFNVIVMLRSDGVAYYCNLASPFVIDREALKYIDYDLDVKVFPDGEKRLLDVDEYALNKKRWHYGNKIDTILHGSTIELLQWIDQKKGPFAPDFVKIWYNRYIDLKPDTKNNNFKGKENGKKETFRNEFYR; from the coding sequence TTGGCAATGCCAAATGAAGGCGACTATATTGCCATTGAATCTTACAAGCATAATGGAAAGCTTCACCGTAAGTGGCGTGACACAATGGTCGTGAAAACTGAAAAAAATATTATTATCGGTGTCAATGATAAGACCCTAATTACTGAGAGTGATGGCCGAAGATGGGTAAGTAGAGAACCAGCGATTGTTTATTTTCATAAAAAGTTTTGGTTTAATGTTATCGTGATGCTACGATCTGATGGGGTAGCATATTATTGTAACCTTGCTAGTCCCTTTGTGATAGATCGAGAGGCCTTAAAATATATTGATTATGATTTAGATGTAAAGGTATTTCCTGACGGAGAAAAACGTCTTTTAGATGTAGATGAATATGCTTTAAACAAAAAGCGTTGGCATTATGGAAATAAAATCGATACTATTTTACATGGTTCTACAATTGAATTATTGCAATGGATTGATCAGAAAAAGGGACCATTTGCACCAGATTTTGTTAAAATTTGGTATAACAGATATATTGATTTAAAGCCTGATACTAAAAATAATAACTTTAAGGGGAAAGAAAATGGAAAAAAAGAAACTTTCAGAAATGAATTTTATCGGTAA
- a CDS encoding flavodoxin domain-containing protein, which produces MKAQIVFASMTGNNEDMAEILGENLEDFGFDVESTDISFADASAFEDADLCIVVTYTYGEGVMTDELKDFYDQLLELNLTNKKFAVMGSGDKSYKDHYCENVYDFEKAFNKIGAVEVAKPVTIENAVDDADILLIDQAAKEMAGSFND; this is translated from the coding sequence ATGAAAGCTCAAATAGTATTTGCAAGTATGACTGGAAATAATGAAGACATGGCAGAAATTCTTGGCGAAAACTTAGAAGATTTTGGCTTTGATGTTGAAAGCACAGATATTAGTTTTGCTGATGCTAGCGCATTTGAAGATGCAGATTTATGTATTGTAGTTACTTATACTTATGGTGAAGGTGTGATGACTGATGAACTAAAGGATTTCTACGATCAACTACTTGAATTAAATTTAACCAATAAAAAATTTGCAGTTATGGGTTCAGGAGACAAATCATATAAAGACCACTATTGTGAAAATGTCTATGATTTTGAAAAGGCATTTAACAAAATTGGTGCAGTTGAAGTAGCTAAGCCAGTTACAATAGAAAACGCTGTTGATGATGCCGATATCTTATTAATTGACCAAGCAGCAAAAGAAATGGCTGGCTCATTTAATGACTAG
- the rlmD gene encoding 23S rRNA (uracil(1939)-C(5))-methyltransferase RlmD, which produces MTKFTKNKSEKDIIITIKRLGINGEGIGYYKKKIIFIPGALPGEVVVAKITNSHPHYLEGELIRVKERSPHRVPFPKDVNPATGGLELANLAYAQQLEFKQHLILDALRKYHPRNYNKIKVKKTLAAPDQWHYRNKAQYQIETYKHKTRLGLYAPNSHHLIDLPTMPTQSKATQKTERAIKHLIDKLHLHIADYRRHLDGIKTVVVRESQSSHEIQVTLITIGKHIPGLKKLAQEIMKLPNVVSVFQNETQWQNPQVWGNKTTKLLGKSHITESILDKKFKLSPRAFFQLNPAQTIILYSEALKLLDLTPEQTLIDAYSGVGTLGILASDQVRQVIGIESIPEAVEDAQENCHLNHVRNAEYVQGNVEKVLPDLKKQGVPIDALIVDPPRTGLNKKLIKTLLEVKPKTFVYISCNPSTLAKDLVLLSEAYDVRVIKPVDMMPQTPRWEGITKLTLRK; this is translated from the coding sequence TTGACTAAATTTACAAAAAATAAATCAGAAAAAGATATTATCATTACTATTAAGCGTCTAGGAATTAATGGCGAAGGTATCGGATATTATAAAAAGAAAATAATTTTTATTCCAGGAGCTCTTCCTGGTGAAGTGGTTGTTGCTAAAATAACCAACTCACATCCCCATTATTTAGAAGGAGAATTGATTCGTGTCAAAGAAAGATCTCCTCATCGCGTACCTTTTCCAAAAGATGTTAATCCTGCTACTGGTGGTCTCGAATTAGCCAATTTAGCTTATGCTCAGCAGCTTGAATTTAAACAACACTTAATCCTTGATGCTTTACGTAAATATCATCCCCGTAATTACAATAAAATTAAAGTTAAAAAAACTTTAGCTGCTCCTGATCAATGGCATTATCGCAATAAAGCCCAGTATCAAATAGAAACTTATAAACATAAAACCCGCCTCGGACTTTATGCACCAAATTCTCATCACTTGATTGATCTACCAACAATGCCAACTCAATCAAAAGCAACTCAAAAGACTGAACGTGCAATCAAACACTTAATTGATAAACTTCATCTCCATATCGCTGATTATCGTCGGCATTTAGATGGAATAAAGACAGTCGTCGTCCGCGAATCGCAAAGCAGTCATGAAATTCAAGTTACTTTAATTACCATCGGCAAACATATTCCAGGACTCAAGAAATTAGCTCAAGAAATCATGAAATTACCTAATGTAGTTTCTGTTTTCCAAAACGAAACTCAGTGGCAAAATCCACAAGTATGGGGTAATAAAACAACTAAGTTATTAGGAAAATCACATATTACCGAATCTATCTTGGATAAAAAATTCAAGCTTTCGCCTCGTGCTTTCTTCCAGTTAAATCCAGCGCAAACTATTATTTTATACAGTGAGGCATTAAAGCTCTTAGATTTAACACCTGAGCAAACTTTAATTGATGCCTATTCAGGAGTTGGGACATTAGGAATTCTAGCAAGCGATCAAGTTCGCCAAGTTATTGGTATCGAATCAATTCCTGAAGCTGTGGAAGATGCTCAAGAAAACTGCCACTTAAATCATGTTCGTAATGCCGAATACGTTCAAGGTAACGTTGAAAAAGTTTTACCAGATTTGAAAAAACAAGGTGTTCCAATTGATGCTTTGATTGTTGATCCACCTCGCACTGGGCTTAACAAAAAGCTAATTAAAACTTTGTTAGAAGTAAAACCCAAAACTTTTGTCTATATCTCATGTAATCCTTCAACATTAGCTAAAGATCTTGTACTTTTAAGTGAAGCTTACGATGTTCGCGTAATTAAACCAGTTGATATGATGCCACAAACTCCCCGTTGGGAAGGTATCACCAAATTAACATTACGCAAATAA
- a CDS encoding YihY/virulence factor BrkB family protein, which produces MNTSNVSKKIKLYFNELVKTISQGEINQHSIIIAYYALFSIFPIIIIVGNILPLFKIDTRPIADYLSLIFPAQVSKLVIPIITTLLKQHSSGFISFGIIVSIWSFSGLTNSIRLAMNKIYGVDQKEKQRAWWYTFFARTVTFLVTVLLVLSFSGVMFVFAFGRQIMEFLVPVFGFSLAWVYKIESYKWPLIILMIVIVVLYVNLVLPNIDTAKRRIWPGVWVTTISWLGLSYGFGWYLRNFGIRWQNYGIIGSFIVFMFWLNLGALLLLFGVCINAASDQLKYGETKYSTSSLISFYKRRRDSSH; this is translated from the coding sequence ATGAATACGAGTAATGTCAGTAAAAAGATAAAACTTTATTTTAACGAATTGGTCAAGACGATTTCACAAGGTGAAATCAATCAGCATTCAATCATTATTGCTTATTATGCGCTGTTTAGCATTTTCCCAATAATTATTATTGTGGGAAATATTTTACCCTTGTTTAAAATTGATACTCGCCCAATTGCAGATTATTTATCATTAATTTTTCCTGCCCAAGTATCTAAATTAGTAATACCGATTATTACCACCCTTCTTAAACAACATTCAAGTGGTTTTATTTCTTTCGGTATTATTGTTTCTATTTGGTCCTTTTCTGGATTAACTAATTCGATTAGGTTAGCAATGAATAAGATTTATGGAGTAGATCAGAAAGAAAAGCAACGTGCGTGGTGGTATACTTTCTTTGCGCGCACGGTGACTTTTCTGGTTACGGTTCTACTGGTCCTTTCTTTTTCAGGAGTAATGTTTGTTTTTGCATTTGGGCGCCAGATAATGGAATTTTTAGTGCCAGTTTTTGGTTTTTCATTAGCATGGGTCTATAAGATTGAGAGCTATAAATGGCCCTTGATTATTTTAATGATTGTCATAGTTGTTTTATATGTGAATCTTGTTTTACCAAATATTGATACTGCTAAAAGAAGGATTTGGCCGGGAGTCTGGGTAACAACGATCTCGTGGTTAGGATTATCATATGGGTTTGGTTGGTATTTGCGTAATTTTGGAATTCGTTGGCAAAACTATGGCATTATTGGGTCGTTCATCGTATTTATGTTTTGGCTAAATTTGGGAGCTTTGCTATTACTTTTTGGAGTTTGCATAAATGCAGCTAGTGATCAGTTAAAATATGGCGAAACTAAGTATAGTACCAGTAGTTTAATTTCTTTTTATAAAAGACGACGAGATAGCTCGCACTAA